The DNA segment TAATTTCCTTTAGCAGTTCGGCCTCTTTTTCCGGGGTAATCGTTTCTCCTTTGGATTTTAGCGAAGCTTCCTGAATTTGCAACAGGACTTTTGCGGCCTGAGATCCACCCATTACCGCAATTTTGGCACTTGGCCATGCGTAGATCAATCTTGGGTCATATGCTTTACCGCACATGGCATAGTTCCCTGCACCATAAGAATTCCCCAGAACGATGGTAAATTTAGGCACCACAGAATTGGCCACTGCGTTCACCATTTTCGCCCCATCTTTAATGATTCCGCCCTGCTCAGATCTGCTGCCCACCATAAACCCTGTCACATCCTGTAAGAATACCAAAGGAATTTTCTTTTGGTTACAGTTCATAATGAAACGGGCGGCTTTATCAGCACTATCGGAATAGATGACCCCACCAAATTGCATTTCTCCTTTTTTGGATTTCACGACTTTGCGTTGATTGGCAACGATGCCCACTGCCCAGCCATCTACTCTGCCCAATCCACAGATAATGCTTTGGCCATATAATTCCTTATACTGTTCAAATTCGGAATTGTCTACCAGGCGGTGGATAATGTCCAGCATATCATAAGGTTTCTCTCTGTTTTCGGGTAGGATGCCATAAATCTCTTCCGGATCTAGCTTAGGCATTGCCGGTTTAATCCTGTCAAAGCCTGCAGACTCCGGAGCGCCTAACATGCTCATAATGTTGCGGATGCTGTCCAGACAAGCCTGGTCATTGGGATGTTTATAATCCGTTACGCCCGATATTTCACAATGAGTGGTTGCTCCGCCAAGGGATTCATTGTCGATGTCTTCGCCGATGGCCGATTTCACCAGGTAAGAACCCGCAAGAAATACAGAGCCTGTACCATCTACGATCATGGCTTCATCGCTCATGATCGGAAGATAAGCACCACCAGCAACGCAAGAGCCCATAATCGCAGAAATCTGTACGATTCCATCTGCAGACATGAGTGCATTGTTGCGGAACATTCGTCCAAAGTGTTCTTTGTCCGGAAAGATCTCATCCTGCATCGGCAGGTAAACCCCTGCACTATCCACCAGATAGATCACCGGCAAGCGGTTTTCCATTGCGATTTCCTGCGCCCTAAGGTTCTTTTTTGCCGTCATAGGAAACCATGCTCCGGCTTTCACCGTGGCATCGTTGGCAACGATCATGCACTGCCGGCCGGAAACGTAACCAATTCCACAGACAACGCCTGCAGAAGGGCATCCTCCCTGTTCGGCATACATTCCTTCAGCGGCCAATGCACCGACTTCCAGAAATTCACTTTCCTTGTCAATTAAATAGGCGATACGCTCCCGCGCCAATAACTTTCCTTTTTCCTTTTGCTTTGCAGCACTCTTCTCTCCCCCACCCTGATATATCTTTTTAAGTCTTGTCTTTAATTCGTAAACGGATTGTTTGTTCAAGTCTTCGTTTTTGTTGAACTCTATATTCATTGGGGCAAGTTAAATCTATTTTCCATCGAAACAAAAGTCCGTTTCGGGCTTTGGTACAAAGCTTTCATTTGTTTTGCATTCCGTTATAAATTTGTTGTAAATATTTCTTTTTTTGTCTTATTCCAGCCCCATGCGCAAATAAAAATAGTTAAAACCCGGATTGTGAAGCGTCTTTTTCAATCGGAATTTCAGATTCATACAGCTCCTTGAATTCTTCCAGAAACGCTTTCAAATCATTATAGCCCATGAGCATCCTTAACCTTTCATCCCGGTCCACTTTAATGGAGACCTGCAATGCCCAGCCCCTGTAAAGCACATACAACACTTCCATGAGCTCATCAAATGAATGCTCTTTGAAAAACGAATTGATCAGCAGCCGGAGTCTTTCCTGTTTATGATTTTCCATATACATTTTTATTTCTCCTTTCTTTTTAAGCGCTCAAAACGACATTCTTCTATATTCAATCTCAGGAAGAAGCACTTTCCGTTTCCGCGTATCCATGACATACTTTTGTTCGTCCTGATGAAATGCGGTACCTGTACCGGCCTGTTCCAAATGGAAGTGATATACATCGGCTTCGCGGAAATGTTAAGGCATAATAAAGCCGTACTCAACAACAACAATTTTTTCATATTGAAATTTATTTAAGTTCTGGTAAGCTAAAATTTTAGTATATGAGATGTATCCCCCGATAACCCCCTATACTATCGAATCTATATATTTTAAGACATTGAGTGGTAGGATTTAGTCGATTATTTTAGGACCGATAATTGTCGTCTGATGGAAAAGCCCCAAATGAACGATATTTATACTTCCATAAAAAAATTTATATCCTACCGCTTCAACCTGCAGGAAGACAGTGAGGACCAGGCGGAGACGGTAGAATCCATCAAGAAGAACGTGGAATTCAAAGGTGCAAATTTATGGACTTTGATCTTTGCCATTTTTGTAGCCTGTATAGGATTGAATGTAAATTCTACTGCCGTAATCATAGGGGCGATGCTAATTTCTCCGCTCATGGGACCGATTATGGGGATCGGCCTGGGCATCGGCACCAATGATTTTGAGCTGGTTAAGAAAGGCCTGAGAAATTTAACCATCGCCACCATCATCAGCATCATCGCTTCTTCCTTATATTTTACGTTAACCCCATTGCATGAAGCACAATCCGAGTTACTGGCCAGAACATCACCTTCTTTATGGGATGTTTTTATTGCCGCTTTAGGGGGCCTTGCCGGAATCGTGGCTGCCACAAGAAAAGAAAAAAGCAATGTGATCCCCGGGGTAGCGATTGCAACGGCACTGATGCCCCCATTATGTACTGCCGGCTTTGGTATTGCTACC comes from the Pedobacter sp. FW305-3-2-15-E-R2A2 genome and includes:
- a CDS encoding acyl-CoA carboxylase subunit beta; its protein translation is MNIEFNKNEDLNKQSVYELKTRLKKIYQGGGEKSAAKQKEKGKLLARERIAYLIDKESEFLEVGALAAEGMYAEQGGCPSAGVVCGIGYVSGRQCMIVANDATVKAGAWFPMTAKKNLRAQEIAMENRLPVIYLVDSAGVYLPMQDEIFPDKEHFGRMFRNNALMSADGIVQISAIMGSCVAGGAYLPIMSDEAMIVDGTGSVFLAGSYLVKSAIGEDIDNESLGGATTHCEISGVTDYKHPNDQACLDSIRNIMSMLGAPESAGFDRIKPAMPKLDPEEIYGILPENREKPYDMLDIIHRLVDNSEFEQYKELYGQSIICGLGRVDGWAVGIVANQRKVVKSKKGEMQFGGVIYSDSADKAARFIMNCNQKKIPLVFLQDVTGFMVGSRSEQGGIIKDGAKMVNAVANSVVPKFTIVLGNSYGAGNYAMCGKAYDPRLIYAWPSAKIAVMGGSQAAKVLLQIQEASLKSKGETITPEKEAELLKEITDRYNSQTTPYYAASRLWVDGIIDPKETRKVISMGIEAANQSPIKKAFNVGIIQT